The proteins below are encoded in one region of Limnochorda pilosa:
- a CDS encoding 6-phosphofructokinase, which translates to MSRLAILSAGGDCPGINAVIRAVAKTADQRGWEVVGFRNGYRGAVENDFLMLGPEETAGLLPRGGTVLGTDNRYDPSDFPVEEDGRVVRRDLSQQVADNLQRLDVQGLIAIGGDGTMAVTRKLIEKVGLKAICVPKTIDNDLPSTDQTFGFDTAVRTATDALDKLHTTAESHHRVMVLELMGRYAGWIALYTGLSGGADVILIPEIRWDPDVVARKILERRARGRLFSVVVVAEGTLTPEGERVVQRRVPDSHEQIRLGGIGQLVGELIEEKTGIETRVTILGHIQRGGSPSPYDRMLATRLGVAAGELALEGRYGNLVALRQGTIQAVPLDQVETGIRTVRPDGPEVEAARAIGICFGDR; encoded by the coding sequence ATGTCGAGACTGGCGATCCTCAGCGCGGGCGGCGACTGCCCGGGCATCAACGCCGTGATCCGGGCCGTGGCCAAGACGGCCGACCAGCGGGGCTGGGAAGTGGTCGGCTTCCGCAACGGTTACCGGGGGGCGGTGGAGAACGACTTCCTCATGCTGGGCCCCGAGGAGACGGCGGGGCTCCTTCCCCGGGGCGGAACCGTCCTGGGGACCGACAACCGCTACGACCCATCGGACTTCCCCGTGGAGGAGGATGGGCGGGTCGTACGCCGGGACCTCTCCCAGCAGGTGGCCGACAACCTGCAGCGGCTGGACGTTCAGGGCCTCATCGCGATCGGCGGCGACGGCACCATGGCCGTCACCCGCAAGCTCATCGAGAAGGTGGGGCTCAAGGCCATCTGCGTCCCCAAGACCATCGACAACGACCTGCCCTCCACCGACCAGACCTTCGGCTTCGATACGGCGGTGCGGACGGCCACCGATGCCCTGGACAAGCTGCACACCACGGCCGAGTCGCACCACCGGGTGATGGTGCTCGAGCTGATGGGACGCTACGCGGGGTGGATCGCCCTCTACACCGGCCTTTCCGGCGGGGCCGACGTCATCCTCATCCCGGAGATCCGCTGGGATCCGGACGTGGTCGCGCGCAAGATCCTGGAGCGCCGGGCCCGGGGGCGTCTCTTCAGCGTGGTGGTGGTGGCCGAGGGTACCCTCACCCCCGAGGGCGAGCGCGTCGTTCAGCGCCGGGTGCCGGACAGCCACGAGCAGATCCGCCTGGGCGGCATCGGCCAGCTGGTGGGTGAGCTCATCGAGGAGAAGACGGGCATCGAGACCCGGGTGACCATCCTGGGTCACATCCAGCGCGGGGGCAGCCCTTCCCCCTACGACCGCATGCTGGCCACCCGGCTGGGCGTGGCTGCGGGGGAGTTGGCCCTGGAAGGCCGCTATGGCAACCTGGTGGCCCTGCGACAGGGAACCATCCAGGCGGTCCCGCTGGACCAGGTGGAGACAGGCATCCGTACCGTCCGTCCCGACGGCCCGGAGGTGGAGGCGGCCCGGGCCATCGGCATCTGCTTCGGCGACCGCTAG
- a CDS encoding protein-L-isoaspartate O-methyltransferase family protein — MRRRLAAWLRSEGYTSDPRIVAAFAAVPRHWFLRSFYLPGDPSFAPVRFDPADPDPDLLRAVYTNQALVTRLEKGVPVSSSSEPAVMAVMLEALAAAPGERVLEVGTGTGYNAALLAFLVGVEGRVVSLDISEAVASEAAGALQEGGFHQVEVHAADGRAGWPGQAPYDRIIVTAASRLHRAWVGQLRDGGTLVLPFAVEPGSAPILGLRREGVRLHGRFGLYAHFMPLRGDPVCCRRGAALPLTPASQPGLDGTDLADLWDIGLFLALELPRSFAWVLAPDGLRVPAIRTEGGTAAWAPGALLTAGRRPPVQTLAWLLERWTRLGRPRLGDYVAEAWVGRPPPAPPARMWLLPGDPAISLHLA; from the coding sequence TTGCGCCGGAGGCTGGCCGCCTGGCTTCGCTCGGAAGGATACACCTCCGATCCGCGGATCGTGGCCGCCTTCGCGGCGGTGCCCCGGCATTGGTTCCTCCGCAGCTTCTACCTCCCAGGCGATCCTTCTTTCGCGCCCGTCCGGTTCGATCCCGCCGACCCGGACCCTGACCTCCTCCGGGCCGTCTACACCAACCAGGCCCTGGTGACCCGCCTGGAGAAAGGGGTTCCGGTCTCCTCGTCGTCGGAGCCCGCGGTGATGGCGGTGATGCTGGAAGCCCTCGCGGCCGCGCCCGGGGAGCGGGTGCTGGAGGTGGGCACCGGCACCGGCTACAACGCGGCCCTCCTCGCCTTCCTGGTGGGCGTTGAGGGCCGGGTGGTCTCCCTGGACATCTCCGAGGCTGTCGCGAGCGAGGCCGCTGGCGCCCTCCAGGAGGGCGGGTTCCACCAGGTGGAGGTGCACGCGGCCGACGGCCGCGCGGGCTGGCCTGGCCAGGCTCCCTACGATCGGATCATCGTCACGGCCGCGAGCCGCCTGCACCGCGCATGGGTCGGGCAGCTCAGGGACGGCGGTACCCTGGTCCTGCCCTTCGCGGTGGAACCAGGCTCCGCGCCGATCCTGGGGCTTCGCCGGGAAGGAGTTCGCCTCCACGGCCGCTTCGGCCTCTACGCCCACTTCATGCCGCTGCGCGGGGACCCGGTCTGCTGCCGGCGCGGGGCCGCCCTCCCGCTGACGCCCGCGTCGCAGCCGGGCCTCGACGGCACCGACCTTGCGGACCTGTGGGACATCGGGCTCTTCCTGGCTTTGGAGCTTCCCCGCTCGTTCGCCTGGGTGCTGGCGCCGGACGGCCTGCGCGTGCCGGCCATCCGGACCGAGGGGGGCACGGCGGCCTGGGCCCCCGGCGCCCTCCTCACCGCGGGGCGGCGTCCCCCGGTGCAGACCCTCGCGTGGCTCCTGGAACGGTGGACGCGCCTGGGGCGTCCCAGGCTGGGCGATTACGTCGCCGAGGCCTGGGTAGGGCGTCCACCCCCCGCCCCGCCCGCCCGCATGTGGCTTCTTCCCGGTGATCCGGCCATCTCGCTCCACCTCGCCTGA
- a CDS encoding LysM peptidoglycan-binding domain-containing protein, producing the protein MRPRVSLAAAFLALALTWPAAPVGAQGYRIQPGDSLYLIAQRFGTTVDRLRQANNLWTTSEIRAGGWLALPGGLNRAYTVQPGDSLFIVAQKTGTTVEELRRLNNLWGTDEIWAGQVLAVPTAPSPPPAPEPPAPRVRLSPEELDLLSRLVTAEAEGEAYAGQVAVAATVLNRVLDPRYPNTVWDVVYQYWQGIPQFSPVADGRINLPASPVARQAVAEALTGKDPASGALGFYNPLKTSNAWVRSQPVTAAIGNHLFFTVP; encoded by the coding sequence GTGAGACCACGCGTTTCCCTCGCTGCAGCCTTCCTGGCCCTGGCCTTGACATGGCCCGCTGCTCCGGTCGGAGCGCAGGGCTACCGCATCCAACCCGGCGACAGCCTCTACCTGATCGCACAGCGCTTCGGCACCACGGTGGACAGGCTCCGCCAGGCCAACAACCTCTGGACCACCAGCGAGATCCGGGCCGGAGGGTGGCTCGCCCTCCCCGGCGGGCTCAACCGCGCGTACACGGTACAGCCCGGCGACTCGCTCTTCATCGTCGCCCAGAAGACGGGCACCACGGTGGAGGAGTTGCGTCGTCTCAACAACCTCTGGGGAACCGACGAGATCTGGGCGGGCCAGGTGCTGGCCGTCCCCACCGCTCCCTCCCCGCCTCCTGCCCCCGAGCCTCCGGCACCCCGGGTGCGGCTGAGCCCTGAGGAGCTGGACCTGCTCAGCCGGCTGGTCACGGCCGAGGCCGAAGGCGAGGCGTACGCGGGGCAGGTGGCCGTAGCCGCCACGGTCCTCAACCGGGTGCTCGACCCCCGCTACCCCAACACCGTCTGGGACGTGGTCTACCAGTACTGGCAGGGGATCCCCCAGTTCAGCCCGGTGGCCGACGGCCGCATCAACCTCCCCGCCAGCCCCGTGGCCCGCCAGGCGGTCGCGGAGGCCCTCACCGGCAAGGATCCGGCCAGCGGCGCGCTGGGCTTCTACAATCCCCTGAAGACCTCGAACGCGTGGGTGCGGTCGCAGCCCGTGACGGCCGCGATCGGCAACCACCTCTTCTTCACCGTGCCCTGA
- the fbp gene encoding fructose-1,6-bisphosphate aldolase/phosphatase, with the protein MATLSVLKADTGGYVGHSATHPDLVEAAETLLKGKKEDGTLLDFCVGQVGDDVALILSHTRGAESEAIHRVAWEVFQQTTDVAKRLKLYGAGQDLLSDAFSGNLKGLGPGIAEMEIDERPSEPVLVFLADKTEPGAWNLPLYRIFADPFNTPGLVIDPKMHDGFVFEILDLKADQAARFKTPEESYDLLMFIGAPSHYVVRRVLRAQDEEVVAATSTQKLSLMAGRYVGKDDPVMIVRAQSGFPAVGEILEAFARPHLVGGWMRGSHVGPIMPVGFRDAVASRFDGPPRVACYGFQLNRGRLVGPRDLFADVAFDPARRQAGEMAEMMRSMGPFEPHRLPLDEMEYTTMPEIMARVRDRFVPVEEAPLEERQEGTAATGR; encoded by the coding sequence TTGGCGACCCTGAGCGTCCTCAAGGCCGACACGGGCGGGTACGTGGGCCACTCGGCCACGCACCCGGACCTGGTGGAGGCGGCCGAAACGCTCTTGAAGGGGAAGAAGGAGGACGGAACCCTCCTGGACTTCTGCGTGGGGCAGGTGGGGGACGATGTGGCCCTCATCCTGAGCCACACCCGGGGGGCGGAGAGCGAGGCGATCCACCGCGTGGCCTGGGAGGTCTTCCAGCAGACCACCGACGTGGCCAAGCGGCTGAAGCTCTACGGCGCCGGGCAGGACTTGCTCTCCGATGCCTTCTCGGGCAACCTGAAGGGCCTGGGCCCGGGCATCGCCGAGATGGAGATCGACGAGCGGCCCAGCGAGCCGGTTTTGGTCTTCCTGGCCGACAAGACCGAGCCCGGCGCCTGGAACCTCCCCCTCTACCGCATCTTCGCCGACCCCTTCAACACCCCGGGGCTCGTGATCGACCCCAAGATGCACGACGGCTTCGTCTTCGAGATCCTGGACCTGAAGGCGGACCAGGCGGCCCGCTTCAAGACCCCGGAGGAGAGCTACGACCTTTTGATGTTCATCGGGGCGCCGAGCCATTACGTGGTGCGCAGGGTGCTGCGGGCCCAGGACGAGGAGGTGGTGGCGGCCACCTCCACCCAGAAGCTCTCGCTGATGGCGGGGCGCTACGTGGGCAAGGACGACCCGGTGATGATCGTGCGGGCCCAGAGCGGCTTCCCGGCGGTGGGGGAGATCCTGGAGGCCTTCGCCCGGCCGCACCTGGTGGGGGGCTGGATGCGGGGGAGCCACGTGGGGCCCATCATGCCCGTGGGCTTCCGGGATGCGGTGGCGAGCCGCTTCGACGGGCCGCCGCGGGTGGCCTGCTACGGCTTCCAGCTCAACCGGGGGAGGCTGGTGGGGCCCAGGGACCTCTTCGCGGACGTGGCCTTCGACCCGGCCCGGAGGCAGGCGGGGGAGATGGCGGAGATGATGCGGAGCATGGGACCCTTCGAGCCGCACCGGCTGCCCCTGGACGAGATGGAGTACACCACCATGCCCGAGATCATGGCCCGGGTGCGGGACCGCTTCGTGCCCGTGGAGGAGGCTCCTCTGGAGGAGAGGCAGGAGGGCACCGCCGCCACCGGGCGGTAG